Proteins encoded by one window of Desulfobacterales bacterium:
- a CDS encoding DUF1566 domain-containing protein: MSFWTKLGISGPGPLIDWEITPAATYGLFECRGDMTKVRSRAERYYYFYIDNWQQPATLCLMERGMRHARVLARVAAPQELIDSAVAEQGWACKEQNYSINRPLRQWLEERVLADKDLQLVLPATVEEPSWLAPATGLPGPDAPLPELSRVVLRSRPAFIREEEINDLVLAHNFFESRINPSGNFSKYLIDNLDNRTVSEQVTGLVWQRAGSGLLSHRKALAWCAERNKARFGNRDTWRLPTIEEALSLLTPEKNETGFYLHPCFSAEQGYILTGDRRKPGGHWFVDFRQATLFWAAGTTFGGGFVRLCADS, encoded by the coding sequence ATGAGTTTCTGGACAAAACTGGGCATCAGCGGTCCCGGACCGCTGATCGACTGGGAGATCACCCCGGCCGCCACCTACGGCCTGTTCGAGTGCCGCGGTGATATGACCAAGGTGCGCAGCCGGGCTGAGCGGTATTATTATTTCTATATCGACAACTGGCAGCAGCCGGCCACCCTCTGCCTGATGGAACGGGGGATGCGTCATGCCCGGGTGCTGGCCCGGGTGGCGGCGCCGCAAGAGCTGATCGACTCCGCGGTGGCCGAGCAGGGGTGGGCCTGCAAGGAGCAGAATTACTCGATCAACAGGCCGCTCCGGCAGTGGCTGGAAGAGCGGGTGCTTGCTGACAAGGACCTGCAGCTGGTCCTGCCGGCAACCGTGGAAGAACCCTCATGGCTTGCCCCGGCGACCGGCCTGCCCGGTCCTGATGCGCCCCTGCCGGAACTGTCCCGGGTGGTTCTGCGATCCCGGCCCGCCTTTATCCGGGAGGAGGAGATCAACGACCTCGTCCTGGCCCATAATTTTTTTGAGAGCCGGATCAACCCGTCCGGCAATTTCTCCAAGTATCTCATCGACAACCTTGACAACAGGACCGTGAGCGAGCAGGTGACCGGGCTTGTCTGGCAGCGGGCCGGCTCCGGGCTCTTGTCCCATCGCAAGGCGCTCGCCTGGTGCGCGGAGCGCAATAAAGCCCGGTTCGGCAATCGGGACACCTGGCGGCTGCCCACCATTGAGGAGGCCCTGTCGCTCCTGACTCCGGAGAAGAATGAAACGGGCTTTTATCTCCATCCCTGCTTCAGCGCGGAACAGGGGTATATTCTCACCGGCGACCGTCGTAAGCCGGGCGGCCACTGGTTTGTGGATTTCCGGCAGGCCACCCTGTTCTGGGCCGCGGGCACTACCTTTGGCGGCGGCTTTGTTCGGCTCTGCGCGGACAGTTGA